In the genome of Nonomuraea sp. NBC_00507, the window CGTCCAGGGCGAGCTCGACAAGGGCAACAGGCTCATGGGCTTCGGTCACCGCGTCTACCGCGCCGAGGACCCGCGCGCCCGCGTGCTGCGCCGTACCGCCAAGGAGCTCGACGCCCCGCGTTACGAGGTCGCGGCGGCGCTGGAGCAGGCCGCGCTGGAGGAGCTGCACGCGCGCAAGCCCGACCGGGTGCTCGCCACCAACGTCGAGTACTGGGCAGCCGTGGTGCTGGACTTCGCCGAGGTTCCGTCCCACATGTTCACCTCGATGTTCACCTGCGCCCGCACGGCCGGCTGGGCCGCGCACATCCTCGAGCAGAAGCGCACGGGCAGGCTGGTCCGCCCCAGCGCGAACTACGTCGGTCCCACCTCGCGCCCGCTCAGCGAAGTGCCCGGTGCCGACGAGGTGACCGGCGCGTTCTGATCCACGTCACAGCGGCTACCGCGCGGCTCGCATCCGCGCGGTAGCCGTTTTTCGTGGACCCCGTGCGAGCCACTCCACGCCGGTCAGTACGCTGGTTCACGTGGCTGACATCGTGATTCCCGCTGACATCAAGCCCGCCGACGGCCGATTCGGCTGCGGGCCCTCGAAGGTACGCACCGAGCAACTGGCCGCGCTCGCCGCCTCCGGCGCGAGTCTCATGGGCACCTCCCACCGCCAGAAGCCGGTCAAAAACCTGGTCGGCCGCGTACGCTCCGGACTCGCCGACCTGTTCTCGCTGCCTGAGGGCTACCAGGTCGTGCTGGGCAACGGTGGCACCACGGCGTTCTGGGACATCGCCGCCTTCGGGCTCGTCCGCGAGAAGTCGCAGCACCTGTCGTTCGGCGAGTTCTCCTCGAAGTTCGCCACGGTCACCAAGAAGGCCCCGTGGCTGGCCGAGCCGAGCGTGATCAAGTCCGAGGTCGGCACCCACCCGACCGCGGTGACCGAGGAGGGCGTGGACGTCTACGCGCTCACCCACAACGAGACCTCGACCGGCGTCGCCATGCCGATCAAGCGGGTGGGCTCGGACGACTCGCTCGTGCTCGTGGACGCCACCTCCGGCGCCGGCGGCCTGCCCGTCGACATCACCGAGAGCGACGTCTACTACTTCGCGCCGCAAAAGAGCTTCGCCTCCGACGGCGGCCTGTGGATCGCGATCATGTCGCCGCGCGCCCTGGCCAGGGTCGAGGAGATCGCCGCGAGCGGCCGTTACGTGCCGGAGTTCTTCAGCCTGCCGGTCGCGATCGACAACTCCGGCAAGGACCAGACCTACAACACCCCGGCCGTGGCCACGCTGTTCCTGCTGGCCGACCAGCTCGACTGGATGAACGACAATGGCGGCCTGGCCTGGACCACCGCCCGCACGGCGGACTCCGCCTCGCGCCTCTACACGTGGGCCGAGAAGTCGTCCTACACCACGCCGTTCGCCGCTCCCGAGTTCCGCTCGCAGGTGGTCGGCACGATCGACTTCTCCGACGACGTGGACGCCGCGGCCGTGGCCAAGGTGCTGCGCGCCAACGGCATCGTCGACACCGAGCCCTACCGCAAGCTGGGCCGCAACCAGCTGCGCATCGCGATGTTCCCGGCCATCGACCCGGCCGACGTCGAGGCGCTGACGGTGTGCGTCGACTACGTGGTCGAGCGTCTCTGACGACGACGTAGCTCTGCCATGAGGGCGAGCGCGTCCTCCTCCGCGACGCTCTGCGCGAACCTCGCCAGCACCGGCAGCCGGTCGGTGCTGGCCGCGAGCGCTTCCAGCATGAGGTCGCTGACCTGCTCATCCCTCGACTTGGCCGCGGCATACCTGAAGGCGTTGCGATATGGCGTGCGCACGAGCAGGCCCTTCTTCACCAGCCGCTCGGCCACGGTCTGGCTCGCCAACGGACTAACCTTTCCGGCTCAAGCTGTAGGAATCATTCTTGCCCGACATCCCCCCATTCGGCCAGGGAACCGTGCGCCCCAAGAGCCTCGGTTATCTGATGTTCGCCAGCCGCTGGCTCCAGGTGCCGCTCTACCTGGGCCTGATCGTGGCGCAGGCGGTGTACGTGTGGCAGTTCGTGCTGGAGCTCTGGCACCTGATCGAGACGGTGTTCCTGCACGCCGCCCCGGCGTCGGCGGGCACGCCGTCCGCCGAGGTCGTGGTGATGCTCACCGTCCTGGGCCTCATCGACGTGGTGATGATCTCCAATCTGCTGATCATGGTGATCATCGGCGGTTACGAGACGTTCGTCTCCCGCATCAACCTCAACGACCATCCCGACGAGCCGGAGTGGCTCTCCCACGTCAACGCCAACGTGCTAAAGGTCAAGCTGGCCACGGCCATCATCGGCATCTCATCGGTGCATCTGCTGCAGACCTTCATCCGGGCGCAGTCGACGCCCAACGACAAGATCATGTGGCAGACGATCATCCACCTGGCGTTCGTGGCCTCCGCCGTGGGGCTGGCCTTCATCGACCGCCTGCTCTCGGCCTCCCCGGCCGAGCACACGCGGTCACATATTTAGCGCTCGCTTACGGCGGAGCACCCAGCCGGCCACCACGCCGCCGACGAGGCCGAACAGGTGTCCCTGCCAGGAGATGCCCTCCTGGTTGGGCAGCAGGCCCGCCAGGATCCCGTAGTAGACGATGCCCACGCCCACGGCGATGACGATGTCGAGCAGCCGCCGGTCGAACACGCCCCTGGCCAGGATGTAGCCGAAGTAGCCGAACACCAGCCCGCTCGCCCCGACCGTGTAGACGGCGGGGCTGGTCAGCCAGGTGCCGAGCCCGCCGATCACGATGATGATCAGGCTGGCCCACAGGAACTTGCGCACGTCACGCAGCCCGGCCAGGAAGCCGAGCACCAGCAGGGGCACCGAGTTGGCCATGAGGTGGCCGAAGCCGCCGTGCAGGAAGGGCGCGAACAGGATGCCGACCAGCCCTTCGGGATCCCAGCCGAGGATGCCGAACTGGTCGAGCGCGCCGTTGAGCACGTAGTCGACGCCCTCGACGACCCACATCACGACGAGCATGCCGACCACGATGATGAAGGCGCTCAACGCACCAGAGAGAAGGGCTCCGGCGCCACGTTTGGCGGACTCGAACCTCGGCGAACCCGAATAGTCGCTCATACGCCCTCCTCCGGAGGTCGCATGAGCGACAGTCGGCTGTGTTGAACTAGTCGCTCGCTGCGCTCGCTCATACGCCCTCCCGGTAGCTCGTCTACTCCCTTTACGGTACGCAGGAAGTCCTATGAATGCGCTAAAAGTATCCCCTCCCGGTTCCGGGAGGGGATAGCGGGGCCGGGAGGGGATACCGGTGCCGGGAGAGGGAGAGCTATTCGCCCTTCCACTGGGGCGCGCGCTTCTCGGCGAAGGCCGCGGCGCCCTCCATGGCGTCCTTGGAGCCGAACACCGGACCGACGATCGCGCCTTGCTTGGCGAACATCTCCTCCAGCGACCAGTCCTGGGACTCGATGATCACCTTCTTGGTGGCGGCGAGCGCCAGCGGGGCGTTGGCGGCGATCTTGCGCGCCAGCTCCAGCGCTCCCTCCAAGGCCGCCCCCGGCTCGGTGATCCGGTTGACCAGGCCGAGTTCGTACAGGCGGGAGGCCGGGTAGTGCTCGCCGGTCAGCGCGATCTCCATAGCCACGTGGTACGGGATCCGCCGCGGCAGCCGCATGATGCCGCCCGCCCCGGCCACCAGCCCGCGCCTGGGCTCGGGCAGCCCGAACGTGGCCTGCGACGAGGCCACGATGACGTCGCAGGCCAGCGCGAGCTCGAACCCGCCCGCGAGCGCGTACCCTTCGACGGCGGCCACGAGCGGCTTCTTCGGCGGCGCCTCGGTCACCCCACCGAACCCGCGCCCCTCGACCACCGGGAAGTCGCCGGTCAGGAAGCCCTTCAGGTCCATCCCCGCCGAGAACGTGCCCCCGGCGCCGGTCAGGACATATGCCGAAATGTCGGGACGTTCATCGAGCTCGTCCAGCGCGCCCGCGATCCCGCGCGCCACCGCCCCATTGACGGCGTTGCGCGCCTTGGGCCGGTTGATGGTAATGATCGCGACATTGCCGGACTCCTCGACGAGCACTTCGTCAGACACGGGAAGCCTTTCAACTCGGGGGTTCGCGGGGGGCGTCCCCCCGCGGGGACCTCACTTGGGCTGGAAGCGGATGCCGCCGTCGAAGCGGATGACCTCGGCGTTCATGTAGTCGTTCTCGATCAGGCTGCGCACCAGGTGCGCGAACTCGTCGGCCCGTCCCATGCGCTTGGGGAACACCACCGGCGCGACCAGCTTGGCCTTGAACTCCTCGGCGTTGGAGGAGAAGCCGTAGATCGGGGTGTCGATGATGCCGGGGCAGATCGTGTTCACGCGGACGCCGATGGCCGACAGGTCGCGGGCCGCGGGCACCGTCATGCCCACGATGCCTCCCTTGGAGGCCGAGTACGCCAACTGCCCGGTCTGCCCCTCCAGGGCCGCCACAGACGCTGTGTTGATCACCACGCCGCGCTGCCCGTCGGCGTCGGCCGGCTCCGTCTTGGCGATCGCGGCCGCCGCGATGCGCATGAGGTTGAACGTGCCGATCAGGTTGACCTCGATGACCTTGCGGTAGGTGGCCGGGTTGTGCGGCTGGCCGTCGCGGTTGACGGTACGCTCCGCCCAGCCGATGCCGGCGCTGTTGACCACCACGCGCAGCGGCTTGCCGGTGGCCACGGCCGCGTCCACGGCCGCCTGCACCTGCTCGTCGTCCGACACGTCCGTCCTGGCGAAGACGCCGCCGATCTCGTCGGCGACGCTCTTGCCGCGCTCCTCGTTGAGGTCGGCGACGACCACGGTGGCGCCGGCGCGAGCCAGCTCGCGAGCGGTGGCCTCGCCCAGGCCGCTGGCGCCGCCGGAAATGATTGCTGCAGATCCGTTCACGTCCATAGACCGGACCCTAACCCGGCGACCGAATGAAGTTCTACTCGGGGGTCGTCAAATCTCACCCACGGCGCTGTCCACGTCGGAGTAGACCTTGATCCGCCGGTCCAGCCCCGTGGTGCGGAGGATGCGTGCCACGGGCGCCTGCGGCGCCGCCAGCGACACGCCGCCGCCCTCACCGGTCGCCAGCCGCCAGGCCTCGATCAGCACCGACAGCCCGCTGGAATCCATGAATGACAGCTGCTGCAGGTCGAGCACGAGCCTGGCGCCGTCCTGCTTGATGGCATCGCGTACCTCGTCACGGAGAAACGGCGCGGTGAACAGGTCGAGCTCGCCCTCAACGGCCACCACCACGGCGTCTCCCAGGGCGTGTCGCGCAAGCCGCAGCTTCATTTGGCCCCTCCTCGATGAGCCACTGTACTTCGACATCCCCGGAAACCGGACATGCAAGACTCCGAAGATTTGATGCCTAACTTCCTCACACCGCGGGGATGGCGAACCCGTACGGGAGCTCCAGGCGGTGTGAGGCCAGCAGCTCGGTGTCCGCCAGCAGCTCGCGGGTGGGCCCGTCGGCGGCGATCACGCCGTCGGAGAGGATGAGCGAGCGCTCGCACAACTCCAGCGCGTACGGCAGGTCGTGCGTGACCATGAGCACCGTCACGTCCAGGGAACGCAGGACCTCGGCCAGCTCCCTGCGGGCGGCCGGGTCCAGGTTGGAGGAGGGCTCGTCCAGCACCAGGATCTCCGGCTCCATGGCCAGCACCGTCGCGACCGCCACCCGGCGCCGCTGGCCGAACGACAGATGGTGCGGCGGCCGGTCGATGGCCTCCAGCATGCCGACCCGCTCCAGCGCGCCCTTGACGACCCGATCCAGGTCCTCGCCCCGCACGCCCGCGTTGGCCGGGCCGAAGGCCACGTCGTCGCGGACCGTGGGCATGAAGAGCTGGTCGTCGGGGTCCTGGAAGACCAGGCCGACCCGCTGCCTGACCTCGTGGAGCGTGTCCTTGCGCACCGGGGTGCCGGCCACGGTGACAGTGCCGTGCCCTGGGGTGAGGATCCCGTTGAGGTGCATGACCAGTGTGGTCTTGCCGGCGCCGTTCGGGCCGAGCAGGGCCACCCGCTCGCCGCGGGCGATCGACAGGTCCACGCCGTACAACGCCTGCGTGCCGTCGGGGTAGGCGTAGGCGAGCTGCCTGACGTCGAGAGAATTCACAGGCCGAGTCCCAACACTGCGAGTGCCGCTGCGGGCAGAGCGAGAGCGGTGCCCCATTGGGGGACGGATGCCGACATATCATGAATTATCGGCATGCGGCCGGAGTATCCGCGGCTGAGCATCGCCAGATGCACCCGCTCGCCCCGCTCGTACGAACGAATGAACAACGCCCCGGCGGATCGCGCCAGCACGGGGATGTGCCGGAAATTTCGGGCTTCGAACCCGCGGGACTCCCGCGCCACCCGCATCCGCCGCATCTCATCCATGATCACATCCATGTACCGCAGCATGAACATGGCGATCTGGACGAGCAGGCTCGGCAGCCGCAGCCGCTGCGCCCCGATGAGGATGACCCGCGGCTCCGTGGTGGCCGCCAGCAGGATCGAGGCGGCCACCCCCAGTGTGGCCTTGGCCAGGATGTTCCAGGCAGCCCAGAGGCCGGGCACGCTCAGCGAGAGCCCCAGCACGGCGACCCGCTCCCCCAGCCCGATGACCGGGATGAGGAACGCGAACAGCACGAAGGGCACCTCGATCACCATGCGCCGCACGATGTACGTGGCCGGCACCCGCGCCGCCACCGCGACGACGCCGAGCAACACCGCGTAGGCCGCGAACGCCCAGAACCGCTCGCGCGGCGTGGCCACCACGACGACGGCGAACGCGAAGACCGCGAGCAGCTTGCACTGCGGCGGCAGCCGGTGCACGACCGAGCCGCCCGGCAGGTAGAGCTGATGGTGACGCCCGGCGCCCACCCCTCAGACCTTGACCTTGTCTCGACTCCTTGCGGCGTACGCCACCGCCCCGGCGACCAGCAGCACGAGCCCGACGCCGACGAGCCCGGCCACGCCCACGGGGATCCCGCCGACCTCACCGTAGTCGGCCAGCGCCCACCCACCGAACACGTGGTCCGTGGCCTGGCCGAGGAAGCCCTTGCTCTCGGCCACCGACTCCAGCCCGTCGGGCGAGGAGGAGGCGAAGAACGACACCACCCCGGCCAGCACCGCCGTCACCCCGAGCCCGCCGAGCAGGAACGGCCGGCCGGCGCCGCGGACAGGGGCCGGCTCGGGCTCGCCCACGGTGGTCGTCCCGTCGGCGCCGCGCAGGACCAGCGGCTTGGCCAGGCCGCGGGCGCCGTACACGAGGTCGGGCCGCACGGCGAGCACCGCGCCGACGGTCAGCGCCGTGATCACTCCCTCGCCGATGCCGATCAGCAGGTGCACACCGCCCATCGCGGCCGCCACCGCCGACACCTCGATCGGCGCGGTGCCGCCGAGCCAGAACAGCAACGTGAACACCATCGCGGAGGCCGGCACGGAGATCAGCGCGGACAGGAACGCCGCCAGCGTGATCCCGCCCTTGCCCCTGGCCAGCCCGCTGACCAGCCGGAAGACCGCCCAGCCGACCAGCACGCCGACGAGGCCCATGATCGTGATGTTGACGCCCAGCGCGGTCAGCCCGCCGTCGGCGAAGAACACGCTCTGGACGAGGAGGACCACGGCGATACACAGAACGCCGGTATAAGGCCCGACGAGTATCGCGGCCAGCGCCCCGCCCATCAGGTGGCCGCTGGTGCCCGCGGCGACGGGGAAGTTGAGCATCTGCACGGCGAACACGAAGGCGGCCACGAGCCCCGCCATGGGCGCGGTCCGGTCGTCGAGCTCCCGCCGCGCCCCGCGGAGACACACCGCGACCCCGGCCGCCGCCACCACCCCGGCTGACAGGGATGTCACCGCATTGAAGAAGCCATCGGGTACGTGCACGACCATTGCCTCCCAAGAGGACGAACAAGCGTTCCTACCTTAAGGCATCGTCTTGCACCTGCACATAGATGGCAATTAGCTCATGATCTTTTTCACGAGAGTCGCCGGTGTCAGCCGCCGTACGACCGTGCTCAGCCGCCCCTTCCCCGACGTCGCGTACGGTCGCACGCTCCGCAGCAGGGCGGCGAACCACCACCGGCGCGGCGGCGCGACCGCCCCGGCGTCGGCCTCGATCCTGAACCGCGCGGGCGGCCCGCCCAGATCGAGCTCCAGATAGGCGTCCCAGGTGCCGGGCGCGAGCTTGCCCACCGCCGGCCTGGCCGTGAACCCGCCGCCGGGCAGCGCCGTCACGGGCTCCATCAGCTCGCGGCCCGTCTGACGCTCGCGCCAGACGATCCGCCTGATCGCCGCGGCCGCCGGGGTGGTGCCGGCGACGGCGATCTCGCCGTCCACCACCAGCCGGCGCACGAGCCCCCACCTGGTCCTGATGATCCTGGCCGTGCCGGGCACCCCGACCACATGCCCGCCGACGTCGATGCTCAGGTTGCCGTTGTCCCTGGTGAAGTAGGGCAGGACCGCTCTTTTGCCGAGCAGCCTCGGCTGCGGCAGGGTGACGCCGCTGTCGCGCTCCGCGCCGAGCCTGCCGAAGCGCACGACGCCCTCGAGCTCGACCGCCACCCGCAGGTCCCAGATGCCTGAGTCGAGCCTGCTCGCCTCGACGCGGGCGGTGAACTCGCCGCCCTTGCGCTGCGCGGGCACGACCAGTTCGGAGTGCGGGGCGTACCGGGAGCGCAGCACCACGGCCACGCCGTCGTCCCTGCTGATGCCGTCGAGCCGGGCGGCGCCCGTCACCACCAGGCGGTCGCCGTCCCAGCGCAGCCCGGTCAGCCTGCGCCGCACGGTGGCGCTCTCGATGCGGGCCAGGCGCACGAGCCGGTCGATGTCGTCCAGCGCGCCCGCCCGCTGCCGGTCGATGCTGCCCAGCCGCTCGTGCACGCCCGGCGTGTACCACTCGTCGCAGAGGGCGGCGACCTCCCGCGCGATGTCCTTGCGCCGAATGTCGTCGCTCTCCAGGAACACCGCCCCGAGCTGCGCGAACGCGTCCAGCCTGAAGTGCCTGCGCAGCAGGTGGTCGCGGAGCGGGCCGGGCTCGATGTGCCTGGCCATGAGCCGGATCGGCTCCCGGATCATGGCAAGCCAGGCGAGCGGGTCCCTGCTGCTCGGCTGCTGCATGACGCTGCTGCCGTCGGGCCTTGCCACGAGGTGGTAGCAGTCGTAGTCGGCGACCACAGAGATCACGCCGGCGTGGCAGTAGGCGTGGACCGTGAAGAGGATGTCCTCGCCGATGCTCATGCCCTCGCCGAACCTGATGCGGTGGCGTTCGAGCAGGTCCCTCCTGAACAGCTTGAAACAGCACAGGCTGTTGTAGACGGCGCTATCGCCGAGCTCCGCCCGGTCGGCGTTGTGCTGGAACATTGACGCCGGCGCCCGCCTGCCGTGTCCCACGATCTTGCCGAGGACGATGTCGGAGCCGTTCCTGTCGCCCATGGCGACCATGCGTTCCAGCGCCTCTTGCCCGAGGTAGTCGTCGGCGTCACAGAAGAACACATACCGCCCGGTGGCGTGCTCGAGGCCGACGTTGCGCGGGCGGCCCGCGCCGCTGCCGCGCTCGATGCGCACCACCCGGATGCTGTCCTTGTGGTAGGCCGCGTAGAGGTCGAGCAGGTCGGCGCTGCCGTCCGTGGAGCCGTCGTCGATGACGACGATCTCCTTCTTGACCCGCTGCACGAGCACGGACGTGAGGCATCTGTCGAGGTAGTCTCGGCAGTTTTGCGCGGGGATGACGACGCTGACGTCCACCGCATCGTCATTGCCTGTCGCCGGCATCGCCACCACTCCCGGGCTACGGTCCGCTGTCGCTCCGCTTCAGTATGTGACGAACGGCCGCCGCCATGGGGCCCGATCGCATCTCTTCATCCCCGGCTTTTGCTGACACCGGATATTCACGGCATTCCGCGAATAAGCCCCGGCAAGGTCGCCAAATACCACATTCAGCCGCGACCGAACGGGCTTCAGGAAAGAGGTTTTCCCACCCGGGAGGAGAAACCTCTCCGTCAGGTGCATGGAGGTCTCCCCGAACGGCCCAGGTGATCCGCTCGCAAGGGTTGCGCGTCTACAGTTAGGCAACCTTGACCGGGAGGTGGCGGGATGGGATCGGATCTCCGCAGGCGGACGACCGAATCGGCAGTGCACACTGCTGAGTTCATCGTCTCTTCTGCTCGGCTGGCAGAGCTGCACGAGTGCTCCGCATTGCTGCGCCGTACGAGGATGCGGGCCGAAGAGATCGTCGACGAGGCCCGCTCGTTGCTGGCCGCGGCCGAGCGCCTCGGCGACGCCGACCGCATCCTGAGCCTG includes:
- the cbiQ gene encoding cobalt ECF transporter T component CbiQ, with the protein product MGAGRHHQLYLPGGSVVHRLPPQCKLLAVFAFAVVVVATPRERFWAFAAYAVLLGVVAVAARVPATYIVRRMVIEVPFVLFAFLIPVIGLGERVAVLGLSLSVPGLWAAWNILAKATLGVAASILLAATTEPRVILIGAQRLRLPSLLVQIAMFMLRYMDVIMDEMRRMRVARESRGFEARNFRHIPVLARSAGALFIRSYERGERVHLAMLSRGYSGRMPIIHDMSASVPQWGTALALPAAALAVLGLGL
- a CDS encoding BlaI/MecI/CopY family transcriptional regulator: MASQTVAERLVKKGLLVRTPYRNAFRYAAAKSRDEQVSDLMLEALAASTDRLPVLARFAQSVAEEDALALMAELRRRQRRSTT
- a CDS encoding crotonase/enoyl-CoA hydratase family protein, producing MSDEVLVEESGNVAIITINRPKARNAVNGAVARGIAGALDELDERPDISAYVLTGAGGTFSAGMDLKGFLTGDFPVVEGRGFGGVTEAPPKKPLVAAVEGYALAGGFELALACDVIVASSQATFGLPEPRRGLVAGAGGIMRLPRRIPYHVAMEIALTGEHYPASRLYELGLVNRITEPGAALEGALELARKIAANAPLALAATKKVIIESQDWSLEEMFAKQGAIVGPVFGSKDAMEGAAAFAEKRAPQWKGE
- a CDS encoding rhomboid family intramembrane serine protease; translation: MSDYSGSPRFESAKRGAGALLSGALSAFIIVVGMLVVMWVVEGVDYVLNGALDQFGILGWDPEGLVGILFAPFLHGGFGHLMANSVPLLVLGFLAGLRDVRKFLWASLIIIVIGGLGTWLTSPAVYTVGASGLVFGYFGYILARGVFDRRLLDIVIAVGVGIVYYGILAGLLPNQEGISWQGHLFGLVGGVVAGWVLRRKRALNM
- the serC gene encoding phosphoserine transaminase; this translates as MADIVIPADIKPADGRFGCGPSKVRTEQLAALAASGASLMGTSHRQKPVKNLVGRVRSGLADLFSLPEGYQVVLGNGGTTAFWDIAAFGLVREKSQHLSFGEFSSKFATVTKKAPWLAEPSVIKSEVGTHPTAVTEEGVDVYALTHNETSTGVAMPIKRVGSDDSLVLVDATSGAGGLPVDITESDVYYFAPQKSFASDGGLWIAIMSPRALARVEEIAASGRYVPEFFSLPVAIDNSGKDQTYNTPAVATLFLLADQLDWMNDNGGLAWTTARTADSASRLYTWAEKSSYTTPFAAPEFRSQVVGTIDFSDDVDAAAVAKVLRANGIVDTEPYRKLGRNQLRIAMFPAIDPADVEALTVCVDYVVERL
- a CDS encoding energy-coupling factor ABC transporter permease — translated: MHVPDGFFNAVTSLSAGVVAAAGVAVCLRGARRELDDRTAPMAGLVAAFVFAVQMLNFPVAAGTSGHLMGGALAAILVGPYTGVLCIAVVLLVQSVFFADGGLTALGVNITIMGLVGVLVGWAVFRLVSGLARGKGGITLAAFLSALISVPASAMVFTLLFWLGGTAPIEVSAVAAAMGGVHLLIGIGEGVITALTVGAVLAVRPDLVYGARGLAKPLVLRGADGTTTVGEPEPAPVRGAGRPFLLGGLGVTAVLAGVVSFFASSSPDGLESVAESKGFLGQATDHVFGGWALADYGEVGGIPVGVAGLVGVGLVLLVAGAVAYAARSRDKVKV
- a CDS encoding STAS domain-containing protein (This anti-anti-sigma factor, or anti-sigma factor antagonist, belongs to a family that includes characterized members SpoIIAA, RsbV, RsfA, and RsfB.) encodes the protein MKLRLARHALGDAVVVAVEGELDLFTAPFLRDEVRDAIKQDGARLVLDLQQLSFMDSSGLSVLIEAWRLATGEGGGVSLAAPQAPVARILRTTGLDRRIKVYSDVDSAVGEI
- a CDS encoding glycosyltransferase family 2 protein is translated as MPATGNDDAVDVSVVIPAQNCRDYLDRCLTSVLVQRVKKEIVVIDDGSTDGSADLLDLYAAYHKDSIRVVRIERGSGAGRPRNVGLEHATGRYVFFCDADDYLGQEALERMVAMGDRNGSDIVLGKIVGHGRRAPASMFQHNADRAELGDSAVYNSLCCFKLFRRDLLERHRIRFGEGMSIGEDILFTVHAYCHAGVISVVADYDCYHLVARPDGSSVMQQPSSRDPLAWLAMIREPIRLMARHIEPGPLRDHLLRRHFRLDAFAQLGAVFLESDDIRRKDIAREVAALCDEWYTPGVHERLGSIDRQRAGALDDIDRLVRLARIESATVRRRLTGLRWDGDRLVVTGAARLDGISRDDGVAVVLRSRYAPHSELVVPAQRKGGEFTARVEASRLDSGIWDLRVAVELEGVVRFGRLGAERDSGVTLPQPRLLGKRAVLPYFTRDNGNLSIDVGGHVVGVPGTARIIRTRWGLVRRLVVDGEIAVAGTTPAAAAIRRIVWRERQTGRELMEPVTALPGGGFTARPAVGKLAPGTWDAYLELDLGGPPARFRIEADAGAVAPPRRWWFAALLRSVRPYATSGKGRLSTVVRRLTPATLVKKIMS
- a CDS encoding energy-coupling factor ABC transporter ATP-binding protein, which codes for MNSLDVRQLAYAYPDGTQALYGVDLSIARGERVALLGPNGAGKTTLVMHLNGILTPGHGTVTVAGTPVRKDTLHEVRQRVGLVFQDPDDQLFMPTVRDDVAFGPANAGVRGEDLDRVVKGALERVGMLEAIDRPPHHLSFGQRRRVAVATVLAMEPEILVLDEPSSNLDPAARRELAEVLRSLDVTVLMVTHDLPYALELCERSLILSDGVIAADGPTRELLADTELLASHRLELPYGFAIPAV
- a CDS encoding TIGR00645 family protein, whose protein sequence is MPDIPPFGQGTVRPKSLGYLMFASRWLQVPLYLGLIVAQAVYVWQFVLELWHLIETVFLHAAPASAGTPSAEVVVMLTVLGLIDVVMISNLLIMVIIGGYETFVSRINLNDHPDEPEWLSHVNANVLKVKLATAIIGISSVHLLQTFIRAQSTPNDKIMWQTIIHLAFVASAVGLAFIDRLLSASPAEHTRSHI
- a CDS encoding SDR family NAD(P)-dependent oxidoreductase, with the translated sequence MDVNGSAAIISGGASGLGEATARELARAGATVVVADLNEERGKSVADEIGGVFARTDVSDDEQVQAAVDAAVATGKPLRVVVNSAGIGWAERTVNRDGQPHNPATYRKVIEVNLIGTFNLMRIAAAAIAKTEPADADGQRGVVINTASVAALEGQTGQLAYSASKGGIVGMTVPAARDLSAIGVRVNTICPGIIDTPIYGFSSNAEEFKAKLVAPVVFPKRMGRADEFAHLVRSLIENDYMNAEVIRFDGGIRFQPK